Proteins encoded by one window of Haliotis asinina isolate JCU_RB_2024 chromosome 6, JCU_Hal_asi_v2, whole genome shotgun sequence:
- the LOC137286360 gene encoding uncharacterized protein, whose product MRSWQNSICVSYVKQCPETQADIVTRNDEDFSSSSDNDSIDNPKAWRTNWTTKHAGRHLGPVIYEISYLCETHTIVRYSLLSPAMPADRRAAFQLGLLLLAVPAQYFVSKFFATPEAQRSQSVKMLLSNALGFKNRYLSWNSWQKWCYELIGSLNKKKNVVFTGQDNPQGESPAVEVFKYRDPKGYFSQSTEPRSPRPPGVKYRVGQVIRHKIWGYRGIIVGWDPQARAPESWIKEMHGKGKAHYRTQPNYSILVDTRDRVSPQTTYVPQENIEVIVHMQIIHPDIDNYFESFDGAQYIARPFLKAVYPHD is encoded by the exons ATGCGATCGTGGCAAAATTCGATTTGTGTGTCATATGTCAAACAATGTCCAGAAACACAAGCAGATATTGTGACACGTAACGATGAAGATTTCAGTTCCAGTAGTGATAATGACTCGATAGATAACCCGAAAGCATGGCGCACCAATTGGACTACTAAGCATGCAGGAAGACACTTGGGTCCAGTCATCTATGAAATCTCGTATCTCTGTGAAACACACACCATCGTTCGCTACAGTCTCTTGT CTCCAGCCATGCCCGCAGACAGACGAGCAGCGTTCCAACTTGGTCTGCTTCTCTTGGCAGTCCCCGCTCAATATTTTGTGTCCAAGTTTTTTGCTACCCCAGAAGCACAACGTAGTCAAAGTGTGAAAAT GTTGCTAAGTAATGCCCTTGGCTTTAAAAACAGATACTTATCCTGGAATTCGTGGCAAAAATGGTGTTATGAACTTATAGGTAGTTTaaacaagaagaagaatgtGGTGTTCACGGGTCAGGACAACCCGCAAGGCGAGTCCCCAGCCGTGGAAGTCTTTAAATATAGGGACCCTAAAGGATATTTTTCAC AATCTACTGAGCCAAGGAGTCCGCGGCCACCTGGTGTTAAGTATAGAGTAGGACAGGTTATACGCCACAAGATCTGGGGATACAGGGGAATAATAGTCGGATGGGACCCACAAGCTCGG GCTCCAGAAAGCTGGATAAAGGAGATGCATGGGAAGGGGAAGGCG CACTATCGGACGCAGCCAAACTACTCCATTCTGGTCGACACGCGTGATCGTGTCTCACCTCAGACCACCTATGTTCCTCAGGAAAACATAGAAGTTATTGTACATATGCAG ATAATCCATCCAGATATAGACAACTACTTTGAGAGTTTCGATGGCGCCCAGTATATAGCCAGACCGTTCCTGAAGGCTGTCTATCCTCATGACTAG